The Micromonospora sp. NBC_00421 DNA window GGCCATCCGGCCCAGCACCCCGTCCAGGATCGGCTCGCCGACCGGCGTCGGGTCGGTCACCGCCAGGTTCCCATCGACGTACGCGATCCGGCCGGCGAGGGCCAGCTCGACCAGGACGGCGGCGGCCATCCCCAGGTCGAGGCCGATCCGGGGCATGGTCGCCTTGCCGGATTCATCGTCATACGCGAGGAGCAACAACTCCTCGGCCACAGCAACACCAGTCATGGCCCGAGACGCTAGCGCCTGAACGCACCGCGCGCGCCCCGACTCGCGTTCCGTGGGAAGGCAACCCCACCGGTCGGTCCAGGCAGCCCAGTGCGACGTGCCTGCTTTGCGCGAATCAGCAGCAGGTCATGCCGGCTGCGCGCAGGTCGGAGGCCGGGCGGCCAGGCACGGAACCGAGCGGACCGGGCACGCGGGTCAGAAGCGGGGCATGCCGCCGAACTGGCGGTCACCGGCGTCACCGAGGCCCGGGACGATGAACATGTTGTCGTTCAGCCCCTCGTCGATCGACGCGGTGACCAGCCGCAGCGGCAGCCCGGACCGCTCCAGCCGAGCGATGCCGACCGGCGCGGCGAGCACGCAGAGCACGGTGATGTCGGTGCAGCCCCGGTCGGCGAGCAGCCGGCAGCAGTGCTCCAGCGAACCGCCGGTGGCCAGCATCGGGTCGAGCACCAGCACCGGCAGCCCGGCCAGCTCCCGGGGCAGCGACTCCATGTAGGCGCGCGGCTCGTACGTCTCCTCGTCGCGGGCCAGGCCGACGAAGCCCATCGACGACTCCGGCAGCAGCCCGAGCGCGGCGTCGGCCATCCCGAGGCCGGCCCGCAGCACCGGCACCAGCAGCGGCGGGTTCGCCAACCGGGTGCCCTCGGCCCCGGTGACCGGGGTCTGCACCGGGTACTTCTCGACCGGGAAGGTGCGCGCGGCCTCGTACACCAGCATGGTGGTGAGTTCGTGCAGCGCGGCCCGGAACGACGACGAGTCGGTCCGGGCGTCCCGCATGGCGGTCAGCCGCGACTGGGCGAGCGGGTGGTCAATGACGTGTACGTCCACGATCGCTCAACCTACCGGTCCGGCCCCGCCGGCAGTACGGGTGCGCGGCGGGCCGCGACGCCGCTCACCCACAGTGCCGTTGCGCCGCCCACCCTGAGCACTGTGACCAGGATCACCCGACGCGCGGCTGCGTAGTATTCGGGGCATGACGGCGACAACGACGTCGGCCCGGTCGGACCTGTCCGAGCTGGGGCGATCCGAGACCGCGTTGCGGACCTTCCTGCACGGCCTGCCCGGGGTGGACCAGGTCGGCGCGGAGCAGCGGGCGGCACAGCTCGGCACCCGCTCGATCAAGACCACCGCCAAGGCCCAGGCGATCGACCTGGCCATCCGGATGGTCGACCTGACCACCCTGGAGGGGGCCGACACCCCGGGCAAGGTACGCGCCCTGGCCGCCAAGGCACTGCGCCCGGACCCGGCCGACCCGACCTGCCCGCACGTCGGCGCGGTCTGCGTCTACCCGGCGATGGTGCCGTACGTGGCCGAGGTGCTGCGCGGCAGCGCCGTGCACCTGGCCAGCGTGGCGACCGCGTTCCCGTCCGGGCAGGCGCCCCTCGACGTCAAGCTCGCCGACACCCGGGCGGCCGTCGCCGCCGGAGCCGACGAGATCGACATGGTGATCAACCGGGGTGCGTTCCTGGCCGGGCGCTACACCGAGGTCTACGACGAGATCAAGGCGGTCAAAGAGGCCTGTGGCTCTGCTGATGGCGGTCGCCAGGGGCGACCGGCAGCCCACCTCAAGGTGATCCTGGAGACCGGCGAGTTGGCCACCTACGACAACGTCCGGCGGGCCTCCTGGCTGGCGATGCTGGCCGGCGGCGACTTCATCAAGACCTCCACCGGCAAGGTCCCGGTCGCCGCCACCCTGCCGGTGACCCTGGTGATGCTGGAGGCGGTCCGCGACTTCCGGGCCGCCACCGGGAGGCAGGTCGGCGTGAAGCCGGCCGGCGGGATCAAGAACACCAAGGACGCGATCAAGTACCTGGTCATGGTCAACGAGACCGTCGGCGCCGACTGGCTGAGCCCGGACTGGTTCCGGTTCGGCGCGTCCAGCCTGCTCAACGACCTGCTCATGCAGCGCACCAAGCTGACGACCGGCATCTACTCCGGTCCCGACTACTTCACCCTGGACTGAGCATGATGTTCGAATACGCCCCTGCGCCCGAGTCGCGCGCGATCGTCGACATCAGGTCGTC harbors:
- the deoC gene encoding deoxyribose-phosphate aldolase; the protein is MTATTTSARSDLSELGRSETALRTFLHGLPGVDQVGAEQRAAQLGTRSIKTTAKAQAIDLAIRMVDLTTLEGADTPGKVRALAAKALRPDPADPTCPHVGAVCVYPAMVPYVAEVLRGSAVHLASVATAFPSGQAPLDVKLADTRAAVAAGADEIDMVINRGAFLAGRYTEVYDEIKAVKEACGSADGGRQGRPAAHLKVILETGELATYDNVRRASWLAMLAGGDFIKTSTGKVPVAATLPVTLVMLEAVRDFRAATGRQVGVKPAGGIKNTKDAIKYLVMVNETVGADWLSPDWFRFGASSLLNDLLMQRTKLTTGIYSGPDYFTLD
- the upp gene encoding uracil phosphoribosyltransferase; the protein is MDVHVIDHPLAQSRLTAMRDARTDSSSFRAALHELTTMLVYEAARTFPVEKYPVQTPVTGAEGTRLANPPLLVPVLRAGLGMADAALGLLPESSMGFVGLARDEETYEPRAYMESLPRELAGLPVLVLDPMLATGGSLEHCCRLLADRGCTDITVLCVLAAPVGIARLERSGLPLRLVTASIDEGLNDNMFIVPGLGDAGDRQFGGMPRF